The following DNA comes from Devosia litorisediminis.
CGACGGTAAGCTCGAGCGCCGCGTCGAGCTTTAGCTCAATCATCTTCCAGCGGCGGGCCGGCACCGGCCCGCTGCGGTTCGACATAGAGCGACAGCGTCAGCGAGCGAATGACGGCGAACAACGGTGTGGCCAGCGCCACACCCGGCAGCCCGAACAGGGCCCCCATCACCAGCATCATGCACAGCGACCACGCCGGCGGCAGCGAAATGATCCGCGCCTGCAGCATGGGCGTGAGCACATAGCCTTCCAGATTCTGGATCAGCAAAAGCCCCCCAACGCCGATGATCAGCGTGGTCATGTCCTGCGTCGCCAGTGTCATCAGCACCGGCACGGCGGAAAACAGCGGCCCCAGAAACGGCACGAAGTTCAACAGCCCGGCTAGTACGCCCAGCAAAATCGCATTGGGCACGCCCAGTGCCAGCAGCAGCCCCCCCATCAGCGTGCCAACCACCATCATGGTCACCATCTGCGTGACCAGCCAGCCGCGCAGCGTATGGCCGGTGCCATCCATGGCCCGGCGGGCTTCCTCGCGCGCCGAAGCAGGCACCATGCGCAACAGCCCGTCGCGATAACGCCCCGGCGCCAGGGCAAAGAAAATGCCCAGAAATACGATCACCACGGCATTGCTCACCAGTCCCATCGTGCTGCCGAACAGGAACTGGGCGCTGGAGAACACCCCGGCAGAACTGGGCATGAAATCGGCCAGCATGGCGCCCGGGTCATCGGGCAGCAGATCGCTGCCGGATCCAAATGAGGCCAGTTGCTGATAGATTTCTCCCGCTTGCAGCCTGAGCATCTGCACCAGCTCATCCACCGAGCGCCACAGCCCCATGCCGCCAAAGGACAGCCCCGTGGCTGTCAGCCCGACAATGGCGAGGCTGACCACGATCACCAGCGGTGCCTGTGGCAGGGGCACGACCCGGCGTATGCCGCGCACGATGGCGTCAAGCAGCGCCGCCACCAGCAGGCCGGCAAAAATGGTCAGTAGCGGTCCGGCGAGCAGCCACACCATGGCCAATCCAACCGTGGCCGCCACGCCGATGAGAACCGCGCGGACGGGTTCGGACATGGTGCCTCCAGGGTTTGTCAAAGGACCAAGCCCCCAGCGCCGCCGAAGTTCCGCTCAAAGCTACCGATTCACGTGAAACGTCGAACTATCCCGCAGGGCAAATCGCGCCAGTGGCGCGATTTGAGGCGAGAAGGCGATTGAGAGCAAAGCACGAATGGCCGGGCCGTTGATGCCTGAACCAGAGGATTTTTAGCTATCAGGCCTGGCGTGTCGCCGAGATCACCCCGGCTTCCCAGCCCAGAATGGCGCGCTTGCGGGGCACACCCCAGTGATAGCCGGTCAGTGCCCCCGATGTGCCCACCACGCGGTGGCACGGCACCACAAAGCTGATCGGGTTCTTGCCCACCGCCGCGCCAACGGCACGCGAGGCGGTGGGGCGGCCGATATGATTGGCCACGGCCGAATAGGTGGTCGCCTTGCCCACGGGGATCTTGAGCAGTGTCTCCCACACCTGGACTTCAAAATCGGTGCCGATCAGCACCACCCGCACGGGCCGGTCCGCCGCCCAGTGGTTGGGATCAAAAGCCTGCGCCACCATGGGCGCAACGCGGGCATCATCCCGGGCGAAGCGGGCATTGGGCCAGCGATTGGCCAGATCCTCAAACGCCTGCTCGATCGATGTCTCTTCATCGGCAAAGCCCAGCCCGCTCATGCCGTAATCGGTCGCCGTCACCACCGCCGTGCCAAAGGGCGAGGGTGCCGCGCCCCACATCATGTCCAGTCCGGCGCCACCGGCCCGGAACACGCCGGGCGGCATCGCCTCATAGGTCACAAACAGATCATGCAGCCGCGAGGTCGAACTCAGTCCCACCTCATAGGTGGTGTCGAGCACGCTTTCCTGCGCGCGCAGCAGACCCTTGGCATGATCCAGCGCCACGGCCTGGGCAAAGCTCTTGGGCGACAGACCACACCAGCGCCGGAAAAGATCAGTCAATTGCCGCTCGCTCAGCCCCAGCGCGCGACCGAAACCGGGCAGGTCTGCCACATCGGGTCCGTTCTCGCTGAGATAGCGAATGGCCGCCCTGATGGTGTCGTAATCATTGGCCGGACTGATCTGTGCCGCCTGGTTCATCGCCACGCTCATTGCTGATTGCTGTCGTGATCAAGGCTGTAGAACCCATCGGGTCCCGAAGCGACCCGGTTTTGCCCGAACCTAGTTGCGTGCCCGGCGCAACGCCGTCCCCAGCGCCTTGGCAAAGCTCGATTTGTCTTCGGTGCTCAGGAATGCGCCCAGCTCGAACACATCCTTGCCATCGCGCAGGCAGACCGCATTGGTCTTTTCGTGCTCGTCGCGGGTCAGCACCAGCCGGATGCTCACCGGATCAAACCGGCGCAGCATGCTTTGGCCAGCACTGTCCACGCTGAGCCACTCGATCTGGTCGGACCATACCGTGACGCGCTCGCTGCGCTTGCTGCGGCGCAGCGCTACATGGAGCGCACCGATGATGGCCGCGCCGGTCAGCCCCATCAATGCAGTGACCGGAAAGGCGCCCATCGACATGAACAACAGGCCGGGCATGGCGAACAGCGCGGCGGTCAGGCCGAACAACACCCAGGCGCCGCGCGCGCTCAGCGAGCGGTTGGGCGTCAGTTCTGCCGCAAACAGCGGCGTTGTGGTTGTGGCTTGCATTGGCATGGCGTTCTCTTGTGGCCTAACTATAGGCCCAGAATCAGAGGCGAGAGAATGGCTGCCAGCAAAAAAGTGAAGAGCCTGCCCAGGGCGGACATCGAAGCCATCTTTGCGCGCTTCCACCAAATTGAGCCCGAACCCAAGGGGGAGCTGGACTATTCCAATGCCTTTACCCTGCTGGTGGCGGTGGTGCTGTCGGCACAGGCCACCGATGTGGGGGTCAACAAGGCAACCAAGTCATTGTTTGCACTGGCCCCTGATCCCGCCGCCATGGTGGCGCTGGGCCAGGAACAGATCGAGCAGCATGTGCGCACCATTGGCCTGTTCCGCACCAAGGCCAAGAACGTGTTCCTGCTCAGTCAGCAATTGCTTGACCTGCACGGTGGCGAAGTGCCGCAGACCCGCGAAGCGCTCGAAGCCCTGCCTGGCGTCGGTCGCAAGACCGCAAATGTGGTGCTCAATATCTTTTTCAAGCAGCCCGCCATCGCGGTGGACACCCATTTGTTCCGGGTTTCCAACCGCACCGGCATGGCGCCGGCCAACACACCCCTGGCGGTCGAGCAGATCCTGCTCAAGGTCATCCCCGCGCAATATATGCTGCATGCCCATCACTGGCTGATCCTGCACGGGCGCTATATCTGCAAGGCGCGCAAGCCTGAATGCTGGCGCTGCCCGATTGCCCAGTGGTGTCGCTTTACCCCCAAGACGCCCATGCCCAGCGTTCCGGCCAAGGCCCATCAGGGCTAGATGCCGTAGCCCCGCGCCATGGCAGCAGCAAACAGCGGGATCAGCGCCAGCCCGATTATCTGCAGATGGATGAAGCGGCGGCTGCGCGCGATCTGGGCATCGGGCACGACAAAGCCCGGATCATCCCGCAGCGCCCGGCTCCAGCGCACCAGAGAAACGGTGGGCTGGATCGAGAGCAGGCCCACAATCACGAACAGCCCCATCTTGCCCCAGAAAATGTGGTTGGCCAGATAATAGCCCGCCCCGCTCTGGCCAAACAGCACGCGCCCCACGCCCACGGCGATCAGCAACATTGCCGCGCCGCCATAGGCCC
Coding sequences within:
- a CDS encoding DUF2244 domain-containing protein; the protein is MPMQATTTTPLFAAELTPNRSLSARGAWVLFGLTAALFAMPGLLFMSMGAFPVTALMGLTGAAIIGALHVALRRSKRSERVTVWSDQIEWLSVDSAGQSMLRRFDPVSIRLVLTRDEHEKTNAVCLRDGKDVFELGAFLSTEDKSSFAKALGTALRRARN
- a CDS encoding DUF2214 family protein produces the protein MDIDLVLAVAHHLAVFVVVGIVAAEFALLRPGLEGMRLRQLARIDRAYGGAAMLLIAVGVGRVLFGQSGAGYYLANHIFWGKMGLFVIVGLLSIQPTVSLVRWSRALRDDPGFVVPDAQIARSRRFIHLQIIGLALIPLFAAAMARGYGI
- a CDS encoding AI-2E family transporter, giving the protein MSEPVRAVLIGVAATVGLAMVWLLAGPLLTIFAGLLVAALLDAIVRGIRRVVPLPQAPLVIVVSLAIVGLTATGLSFGGMGLWRSVDELVQMLRLQAGEIYQQLASFGSGSDLLPDDPGAMLADFMPSSAGVFSSAQFLFGSTMGLVSNAVVIVFLGIFFALAPGRYRDGLLRMVPASAREEARRAMDGTGHTLRGWLVTQMVTMMVVGTLMGGLLLALGVPNAILLGVLAGLLNFVPFLGPLFSAVPVLMTLATQDMTTLIIGVGGLLLIQNLEGYVLTPMLQARIISLPPAWSLCMMLVMGALFGLPGVALATPLFAVIRSLTLSLYVEPQRAGAGPPLEDD
- the nth gene encoding endonuclease III; amino-acid sequence: MAASKKVKSLPRADIEAIFARFHQIEPEPKGELDYSNAFTLLVAVVLSAQATDVGVNKATKSLFALAPDPAAMVALGQEQIEQHVRTIGLFRTKAKNVFLLSQQLLDLHGGEVPQTREALEALPGVGRKTANVVLNIFFKQPAIAVDTHLFRVSNRTGMAPANTPLAVEQILLKVIPAQYMLHAHHWLILHGRYICKARKPECWRCPIAQWCRFTPKTPMPSVPAKAHQG
- a CDS encoding methylated-DNA--[protein]-cysteine S-methyltransferase; translated protein: MSVAMNQAAQISPANDYDTIRAAIRYLSENGPDVADLPGFGRALGLSERQLTDLFRRWCGLSPKSFAQAVALDHAKGLLRAQESVLDTTYEVGLSSTSRLHDLFVTYEAMPPGVFRAGGAGLDMMWGAAPSPFGTAVVTATDYGMSGLGFADEETSIEQAFEDLANRWPNARFARDDARVAPMVAQAFDPNHWAADRPVRVVLIGTDFEVQVWETLLKIPVGKATTYSAVANHIGRPTASRAVGAAVGKNPISFVVPCHRVVGTSGALTGYHWGVPRKRAILGWEAGVISATRQA